From Struthio camelus isolate bStrCam1 chromosome 21, bStrCam1.hap1, whole genome shotgun sequence, one genomic window encodes:
- the GABRD gene encoding gamma-aminobutyric acid receptor subunit delta isoform X2, producing MEFLTWLFPALVLLCTQQHRCIRAMNDIGDYIGSNIEISWLPNLDDLMKGYARNFRPGIGGPPVNVALAIEVASIDHISEVNMEYTMTVFLHQSWRDDRLSYNHTNETLGLDSRFVDKLWLPDTFIVNAKSAWFHDVTVENKLIRLQPDGVILYSIRITSTVACDMDLSKYPMDEQECMLDLESYGYSSEDIVYHWSENQEEIHGLDKLQLAQFTITNYRFTTEMMNFKSGQFPRLSLHFHLRRNRGVYIIQSYVPSILLVAMSWVSFWISQSAVPARVSLGITTVLTMTTLMVSARSSLPRASAIKALDVYFWICYVFVFAALVEYAFAHFNADYMKKQKNKIKARRRSGEINVKNAIVLFSLSIAGVNQELAISNRQHRIPRSLPGSYGTVEIETGETKQQHEMKLDKKSGLKSLFKPIDADTIDIYARAVFPAAFAAVNVIYWVAYTM from the exons AGCTATGAATGACATTGGAGATTACATAGGTTCGAACATCGAAATATCCTGGTTGCCGAACCTGGATGATTTGATGAAAGGGTATGCACGTAATTTCAGGCCTGGGATTGGAG GTCCTCCTGTTAATGTTGCTCTTGCAATTGAAGTAGCCAGCATTGACCACATCTCAGAAGTTAACATG GAATATACCATGACAGTGTTTTTGCACCAGAGCTGGCGAGACGACCGTCTGTCTTATAACCACACCAATGAAACTTTGGGCTTAGACAGCCGGTTTGTGGACAAGCTCTGGTTGCCAGATACTTTCATAGTAAATGCCAAGTCTGCCTGGTTCCATGATGTGACTGTGGAAAACAAACTTATCAGGCTCCAGCCAGATGGAGTCATTTTATATAGCATCAG GATTACCTCAACAGTGGCCTGTGACATGGACCTTTCCAAGTATCCAATGGATGAACAAGAATGCATGCTGGATTTGGAGAGCT ATGGCTACTCTTCAGAGGATATTGTCTACCACTGGTCAGAAAACCAGGAGGAGATCCATGGGCTGGATAAGCTGCAGCTTGCTCAATTCACAATCACCAATTACCGGTTCACAACAGAAATGATGAACTTTAAATCTG GTCAGTTTCCCAGGCTCAGTCTCCACTTCCACCTTCGGCGAAATCGAGGCGTTTACATCATTCAGTCTTATGTTCCTTCTATCTTACTAGTGGCTATGTCATGGGTATCCTTCTGGATCAGTCAGTCAGCTGTGCCCGCCAGAGTGTCATTAG GTATAACTACAGTTCTTACTATGACTACACTGATGGTCAGTGCCCGATCTTCACTTCCACGAGCATCTGCCATCAAGGCACTTGATGTTTACTTCTGGATTTGCTATGTGTTTGTCTTTGCTGCACTGGTGGAATATGCATTTGCACATTTCAATGCTGACtacatgaaaaagcaaaagaacaagaTAAAGGCGAGAAGGCGGAGTGGAGAG ATAAATGTGAAGAATGCCAttgttctgttttccctttccatAGCTGGTGTGAACCAGGAACTAGCCATTTCCAACAGGCAGCATCGAATTCCCAGAAGCCTGCCTGGATCATATGGCACAGTAGAAATAGAAACTGGAGAGACAAAGCAGCAGCATGAAATGAAACTGGATAAGAAGAGTGGTCTGAAGTCCCTCTTTAAGCCTATTGATGCTGATACCATTGACATATACGCCAGAGCAGTGTTTCCAGCAGCCTTTGCAGCAGTCAACGTTATATACTGGGTTGCTTacacaatgtaa
- the GABRD gene encoding gamma-aminobutyric acid receptor subunit delta isoform X1, which translates to MEFLTWLFPALVLLCTQQHRCIRAMNDIGDYIGSNIEISWLPNLDDLMKGYARNFRPGIGGPPVNVALAIEVASIDHISEVNMEYTMTVFLHQSWRDDRLSYNHTNETLGLDSRFVDKLWLPDTFIVNAKSAWFHDVTVENKLIRLQPDGVILYSIRITSTVACDMDLSKYPMDEQECMLDLESYGYSSEDIVYHWSENQEEIHGLDKLQLAQFTITNYRFTTEMMNFKSAGQFPRLSLHFHLRRNRGVYIIQSYVPSILLVAMSWVSFWISQSAVPARVSLGITTVLTMTTLMVSARSSLPRASAIKALDVYFWICYVFVFAALVEYAFAHFNADYMKKQKNKIKARRRSGEINVKNAIVLFSLSIAGVNQELAISNRQHRIPRSLPGSYGTVEIETGETKQQHEMKLDKKSGLKSLFKPIDADTIDIYARAVFPAAFAAVNVIYWVAYTM; encoded by the exons AGCTATGAATGACATTGGAGATTACATAGGTTCGAACATCGAAATATCCTGGTTGCCGAACCTGGATGATTTGATGAAAGGGTATGCACGTAATTTCAGGCCTGGGATTGGAG GTCCTCCTGTTAATGTTGCTCTTGCAATTGAAGTAGCCAGCATTGACCACATCTCAGAAGTTAACATG GAATATACCATGACAGTGTTTTTGCACCAGAGCTGGCGAGACGACCGTCTGTCTTATAACCACACCAATGAAACTTTGGGCTTAGACAGCCGGTTTGTGGACAAGCTCTGGTTGCCAGATACTTTCATAGTAAATGCCAAGTCTGCCTGGTTCCATGATGTGACTGTGGAAAACAAACTTATCAGGCTCCAGCCAGATGGAGTCATTTTATATAGCATCAG GATTACCTCAACAGTGGCCTGTGACATGGACCTTTCCAAGTATCCAATGGATGAACAAGAATGCATGCTGGATTTGGAGAGCT ATGGCTACTCTTCAGAGGATATTGTCTACCACTGGTCAGAAAACCAGGAGGAGATCCATGGGCTGGATAAGCTGCAGCTTGCTCAATTCACAATCACCAATTACCGGTTCACAACAGAAATGATGAACTTTAAATCTG CAGGTCAGTTTCCCAGGCTCAGTCTCCACTTCCACCTTCGGCGAAATCGAGGCGTTTACATCATTCAGTCTTATGTTCCTTCTATCTTACTAGTGGCTATGTCATGGGTATCCTTCTGGATCAGTCAGTCAGCTGTGCCCGCCAGAGTGTCATTAG GTATAACTACAGTTCTTACTATGACTACACTGATGGTCAGTGCCCGATCTTCACTTCCACGAGCATCTGCCATCAAGGCACTTGATGTTTACTTCTGGATTTGCTATGTGTTTGTCTTTGCTGCACTGGTGGAATATGCATTTGCACATTTCAATGCTGACtacatgaaaaagcaaaagaacaagaTAAAGGCGAGAAGGCGGAGTGGAGAG ATAAATGTGAAGAATGCCAttgttctgttttccctttccatAGCTGGTGTGAACCAGGAACTAGCCATTTCCAACAGGCAGCATCGAATTCCCAGAAGCCTGCCTGGATCATATGGCACAGTAGAAATAGAAACTGGAGAGACAAAGCAGCAGCATGAAATGAAACTGGATAAGAAGAGTGGTCTGAAGTCCCTCTTTAAGCCTATTGATGCTGATACCATTGACATATACGCCAGAGCAGTGTTTCCAGCAGCCTTTGCAGCAGTCAACGTTATATACTGGGTTGCTTacacaatgtaa
- the GABRD gene encoding gamma-aminobutyric acid receptor subunit delta isoform X3: MNDIGDYIGSNIEISWLPNLDDLMKGYARNFRPGIGGPPVNVALAIEVASIDHISEVNMEYTMTVFLHQSWRDDRLSYNHTNETLGLDSRFVDKLWLPDTFIVNAKSAWFHDVTVENKLIRLQPDGVILYSIRITSTVACDMDLSKYPMDEQECMLDLESYGYSSEDIVYHWSENQEEIHGLDKLQLAQFTITNYRFTTEMMNFKSAGQFPRLSLHFHLRRNRGVYIIQSYVPSILLVAMSWVSFWISQSAVPARVSLGITTVLTMTTLMVSARSSLPRASAIKALDVYFWICYVFVFAALVEYAFAHFNADYMKKQKNKIKARRRSGEINVKNAIVLFSLSIAGVNQELAISNRQHRIPRSLPGSYGTVEIETGETKQQHEMKLDKKSGLKSLFKPIDADTIDIYARAVFPAAFAAVNVIYWVAYTM, encoded by the exons ATGAATGACATTGGAGATTACATAGGTTCGAACATCGAAATATCCTGGTTGCCGAACCTGGATGATTTGATGAAAGGGTATGCACGTAATTTCAGGCCTGGGATTGGAG GTCCTCCTGTTAATGTTGCTCTTGCAATTGAAGTAGCCAGCATTGACCACATCTCAGAAGTTAACATG GAATATACCATGACAGTGTTTTTGCACCAGAGCTGGCGAGACGACCGTCTGTCTTATAACCACACCAATGAAACTTTGGGCTTAGACAGCCGGTTTGTGGACAAGCTCTGGTTGCCAGATACTTTCATAGTAAATGCCAAGTCTGCCTGGTTCCATGATGTGACTGTGGAAAACAAACTTATCAGGCTCCAGCCAGATGGAGTCATTTTATATAGCATCAG GATTACCTCAACAGTGGCCTGTGACATGGACCTTTCCAAGTATCCAATGGATGAACAAGAATGCATGCTGGATTTGGAGAGCT ATGGCTACTCTTCAGAGGATATTGTCTACCACTGGTCAGAAAACCAGGAGGAGATCCATGGGCTGGATAAGCTGCAGCTTGCTCAATTCACAATCACCAATTACCGGTTCACAACAGAAATGATGAACTTTAAATCTG CAGGTCAGTTTCCCAGGCTCAGTCTCCACTTCCACCTTCGGCGAAATCGAGGCGTTTACATCATTCAGTCTTATGTTCCTTCTATCTTACTAGTGGCTATGTCATGGGTATCCTTCTGGATCAGTCAGTCAGCTGTGCCCGCCAGAGTGTCATTAG GTATAACTACAGTTCTTACTATGACTACACTGATGGTCAGTGCCCGATCTTCACTTCCACGAGCATCTGCCATCAAGGCACTTGATGTTTACTTCTGGATTTGCTATGTGTTTGTCTTTGCTGCACTGGTGGAATATGCATTTGCACATTTCAATGCTGACtacatgaaaaagcaaaagaacaagaTAAAGGCGAGAAGGCGGAGTGGAGAG ATAAATGTGAAGAATGCCAttgttctgttttccctttccatAGCTGGTGTGAACCAGGAACTAGCCATTTCCAACAGGCAGCATCGAATTCCCAGAAGCCTGCCTGGATCATATGGCACAGTAGAAATAGAAACTGGAGAGACAAAGCAGCAGCATGAAATGAAACTGGATAAGAAGAGTGGTCTGAAGTCCCTCTTTAAGCCTATTGATGCTGATACCATTGACATATACGCCAGAGCAGTGTTTCCAGCAGCCTTTGCAGCAGTCAACGTTATATACTGGGTTGCTTacacaatgtaa